From the genome of Anopheles moucheti chromosome 3, idAnoMoucSN_F20_07, whole genome shotgun sequence, one region includes:
- the LOC128305303 gene encoding stress-induced-phosphoprotein 1, translated as MATPEAKQLALKEKDLGNAAYKKKEFDTALQHYRTALTHDPTDITFHNNIAAVYFEQKEFQKCIEECEKAVEVGRENRADYKLIAKAFTRTGNAYRKLEDYKSAKTYFEKSLSEHRTPEVKSLLSDTEKKIKEMERLAYIDPVKAEEEKEKGNDYFKQGDYSTAVKHYSEAIKRNPDDAKLYSNRAACYTKLAAFDLGLKDCETCCRLDETFIKGWIRKGKILQVMQKSSEARTAYQKALEIDPNNAEALEGYRACTLAVHADPKEVWKKAMQDPEVQQIMKDPAMRIILEQMQNDPKAVQEHLKNPQVASKIQKLLESGIIQIY; from the exons ATGGCCACTCCAGAAGCCAAGCAACTGGCACTAAAGGAAAAGGATCTCGGCAATGCGGCGtacaaaaagaaggaattcGACACGGCACTTCAACACTACCGCACGGCATTGACGCATGATCCGACGGACATAACATTCCACAACAATATTGCGGCAGTATACTTTGAACAGAAAGAGTTCCAAAAATGCATCGAAGAGTGTGAAAAGGCCGTTGAGGTAGGTCGTGAAAACCGGGCGGACTATAAGCTTATCGCGAAGGCTTTCACCCGCACTGGCAATGCATACCGCAAGTTGGAAGACTACAAATCCGCCAAGACCTACTTCGAGAAGTCACTGTCGGAGCACCGGACGCCCGAGGTGAAGTCGTTGCTTAGCGACACGGAGAAAAAGATCAAGGAGATGGAGAGACTAGCCTACATAGATCCGGTCAAGGCAGAGGAGGAGAAGGAAAAGGGTAACGACTATTTCAAGCAGGGTGACTACAGTACAGCTGTGAAGCACTACTCCGAAGCCATAAAGCGCAATCCGGACGATGCGAAACTGTATAGTAATAGGGCCGCCTGCTACACAAAGCTGGCCGCGTTCGATCTGGGTCTGAAGGACTGTGAAACATGCTGCCGGCTGGACGAAACATTTATCAAAGGGTGGATTCGCAAAGGCAAGATTCTGCAGGTGATGCAAAAGTCGTCGGAAGCGCGCACAGCATACCAAAAAGCCTTAGAGATCGATCCGAACAATGCGGAAGCTCTGGAAGGATACCGAGCATGCACCTTGGCCGTACACGCAGATCCGAAGGAGGTGTGGAAGAAGGCCATGCAGGATCCGGAAGTACAACAAATCATGAAAGATCCGGCAATGCGTATCATTCTAGAGCAGATGCAGAACGATCCAAAGGCGGTACAAGA ACATCTCAAGAATCCTCAGGTAGCTTCCAAAATCCAGAAACTGCTTGAGTCTGGAATCATTCAAATCTACTGA
- the LOC128300191 gene encoding reticulocalbin-2, which produces MDRVMWLSALSILLIAVCVQCAATHKHTHTHTATKERTEDGAYAPRDAHHMEGGEHFSEFDHEAILGSVKEAEEFDNLSPEESKKRLAVLVVKMDQNSDGYVDRHELKAWILRSFKSLAEEEASERFEDVDLNNDESVTWEEYLQETYGMDSEDEEGVRLPFDEPRNDEERKLIQDDKEMFEAADTNQDGKLDSIEFVQFISPEEFPQMLPIILQQTLRDKDTNKDGRIDFQEFVGDNAKDHDKEWLIVEMDKFKEDFDKNNDGFLSGNEILSWVVPSNDEVASDEVAHLFASSDDDHDNRLSHQEIIDKYDIFVGSEATDYGDHLQNIHHFDDEL; this is translated from the exons ATGGATCGCGTTATGTGGCTATCGGCTCTCTCGATTCTACTAATAGCCGTGTGCGTTCAGTGCGCGGCTACGCATaaacacactcatacacacacggCAACCAAGGAACGCACCGAGGACGGAGCATACGCACCACGAGATGCGCATCATATGGAAGGTGGCGAACACTTTTCGGAGTTCGATCATGAAGCGATCCTCGGAAGTGTGAAGGAAGCGGAAGAGTTTGATAATCTTTCACCAGAAGAGTCGAAGAAACGGCTCGCTGTGTTGGTGGTAAAAATGGATCAAAATTCGGACGGTTATGTCGATCGGCACGAACTCAAAGCATGGATTCTGCGGTCTTTCAAGAGCCTCGCTGAAGAAGAGGCGTCGGAGAGGTTCGAAGACGTTGATTTGAATAACGACGAATCGGTTACGTGGGAGGAATATCTCCAGGAAACATATGGAATGGATAGTGAAGACGAGGAAGGCGTTCGTCTTCCATTCGATGAACCTCGAAACGATGAGGAACGTAAGCTAATTCAAGACGACAAGGAAATGTTTGAAGCAGCCGACACCAACCAGGACGGGAAGTTGGATTCAATCGAGTTCGTTCAATTCATTTCACCGGAAGAGTTCCCCCAAATGCTACCGATCATTCTGCAACAAACCCTACGCGACAAGGATACGAACAAAGACGGACGTATCGATTTCCAGGAGTTTGTTGGAGACAATGCGAAGGATCATGACAAGGAATGGTTGATTGTCGAAATGGACAAGTTCAAGGAAGACTTTGATAAGAATAACGACGGTTTCCTGAGCGGGAATGAAATCCTTTCATGGGTTGTACCGAGCAATGA TGAGGTAGCAAGCGACGAAGTAGCTCACCTATTTGCCTCCagtgatgatgatcatgacaATCGTTTGTCACACCAGGAGATCATCGATAAATACGACATCTTCGTTGGTAGTGAAGCAACAGATTATGGCGATCATCTGCAAAACATTCACCACTTCGATGATGAACTATAA
- the LOC128304788 gene encoding intraflagellar transport protein 80 homolog produces the protein MKFKTYISKDSKLKEAIAALGWSNNEDIYSCGEDQQVYKWSSTNREMVQVAKLPDGFATTDLHWLIGKGTGLGTPGASAPGGSKGGESLLIAGADGRFVILNKSARIERNVSAHTGPIVTARWSPDGAGLLTAGEDGIIKIWSRSGMLRSTVVQNEGQIRCARWSPNATAIVYCQGPFVAVKPLAANSKLTKWRAHDGLVLCLSWSNNTSMIGTGGEDCRYKIWDTLGTNIYTSVADDYAITSIDFCPDGELLAIGGFNMLKLSHYTGWSHSIVRFNQQVVGSLFNIVWSADSTQIVSSTSTGSLLFGHIIERELRNRNLKAITTGRKTIQLQDIVVRTSDTLDFSERIIKWELGYGHLVVATNHQVHIFNEHYINTPIIIDGRSDIRIIMLGKKHFILVDYNSIWIYTYTGRLHLNPRFPGSQAQIPHLNGRCISLGMDSLAIRDHSDQTIVHVFDLLPGATRQEEPYSIHSKSPIVEVAVCRYGNPDDQYLVFIDANQDLYITSVHSGPEYVMHKIGTQVTTTMWSSDTNILVGLHDLSYSVWYCPGEACGDPTLIALTSFTYDTSEFGKNITLENFEGANITFRSSGAIFTISVKTYCVVLHKLFAENQWDRALKLCRLAQNHLLWATLAAMASKRNQLEISEEAFSASLQIDKVNYLNYIKSLPLSGPEHMAENSIMNGRIQEAEIILMHNKRIPEAIRFCLRMHRWNKALEVALKHGIDVELVVEERRKYLRALEREENDTQFLALGERLE, from the exons ATGAAGTTCAAGACTTACATTTCTAAAGATTCTAAGCTGAAAGAAGCTATTGCTGCACTTGGTTGGAGCAACAATGAAGACATATACAGTTGCGGTGAAGATCAACAGGTGTACAAGTGGAGCTCGACTAATCGGGAAATGGTCCAAGTGGCTAAACTTCCCGATGGATTCGCAACAACAGATTTGCATTGGCTCATTGGTAAAGGGACCGGATTGGGTACACCGGGAGCAAGTGCACCTGGTGGCAGTAAAGGTGGCGAATCCTTGCTGATAGCCGGTGCGGATGGTCGGTTTGTAATATTGAATAAAAGTGCACGCATCGAACGCAATGTATCGGCGCATACCGGACCGATTGTAACTGCTCGCTGGAGCCCCGACGGTGCCGGTTTGCTCACTGCCGGTGAGGATGGTATCATCAAAATTTGGTCCCGCTCAGGAATGCTCCGGTCCACAGTTGTGCAAAACGAAGGGCAAATCCGATGTGCTAGATGGTCTCCCAATGCTACGGCTATCGTGTATTGCCAAGGACCGTTTGTTGCAGTCAAACCGCTGGCTGCAAACAGTAAGCTAACGAAATGGAGAGCACACGATGGGTTGGTCCTGTGTCTGTCGTGGTCCAACAACACGAGTATGATCGGAACTGGTGGCGAGGACTGTCGATATAAGATATGGGACACTTTAGGGACGAACATTTATACGAGTGTCGCTGATGATTATGCTATCACATCGATTGATTTCTGCCCAGATGGGGAACTGCTTGCTATCGGAGGATTCAACATGTTGAAGCTCTCCCATTACACGGGG TGGAGTCACAGTATCGTAAGATTTAATCAGCAAGTGGTTGGATCGCTGTTTAACATAGTGTGGTCCGCAGACAGCACGCAAATTGTGTCCTCTACTAGCACTGGGTCTTTGCTCTTCGGGCACATTATCGAACGTGAGCTAAGAAATCGAAACCTGAAAGCAATCACCACTGGGCGAAAAACGATCCAATTGCAAGACATTGTGGTACGCACTAGCGACACGTTGGATTTCTCTGAAAGGATTATCAAATGGGAACTAGGATACGGCCATTTAGTGGTAGCTACGAATCATCAAGTGCACATTTTCAATGAACATTACATAAATACCCCGATCATCATTGATGGCCGAAGTGATATTCGCATTATTATGCTTGGAAAAAA ACATTTCATCTTGGTTGATTACAACTCCATCTGGATTTACACGTACACCGGACGATTACATTTGAATCCTCGGTTTCCTGGATCTCAGGCGCAAATACCTCACCTGAATGGACGTTGCATATCACTAGGAATGGATTCCTTGGCCATACGCGACCATTCCGATCAAACTATCGTACATGTGTTCGATCTGCTGCCTGGTGCCACACGGCAGGAAGAACCATACAGCATCCACAGCAAATCCCCCATAGTAGAGGTAGCTGTATGCCGTTACGGTAATCCGGATGATCAGTATCTAGTGTTCATTGATGCCAATCAAGATTTGTACATTACAAGCGTGCACAGTGGACCGGAATACGTAATGCACAAAATTGGAACCCAGGTTACAACAACGATGTGGTCATCTGATACGAATATTTTAGTAGGACTGCATGACCTCAGCTACAGTGTTTGGTATTGTCCTGGAGAAGCCTGTGGAGATCCGACGTTGATTGCGTTGACCTCCTTTACATATGACACCAGCGAGTTCGGTAAAAACATAACTCTAGAGAATTTTGAAGGAGCAAACATAACGTTTCGTagctctggtgcaattttcaCCATATCGGTGAAAACCTACTGCGTAGTTCTTCACAAACTGTTTGCAGAGAACCAGTGGGATCGAGCCCTGAAGCTGTGTCGCTTAGCACAGAACCATCTGTTATGGGCCACTCTGGCAGCAATGGCTTCAAAGCGAAATCAGTTAGAAATAAGCGAGGAAGCATTTTCCGCCTCTTTACAAATTGATAAggtgaattatttaaattatattaaatcgTTACCTCTGTCAGGCCCGGAACACATGGCAGAAAACTCGATCATGAATGGTCGCATTCAAGAGGCTGAAATCATTCTCATGCACAACAAGCGCATTCCGGAAGCAATTCGATTTTGTCTACGGATGCATCGATGGAACAAAGCACTAGAAGTGGCTCTTAAGCATGGCATTGATGTGGAGTTGGTAGTGGAAGAACGTAGAAAATACTTGCGGGCTTTGGAGCGAGAAGAAAACGATACACAATTCTTAGCTTTAGGCGAACGTCTAGAATAG
- the LOC128305302 gene encoding arf-GAP domain and FG repeat-containing protein 1 encodes MALVRKKLDDKILKTLRELVGVGGNKECFDCGQKGPTYINMTIGSFVCTSCSGILRGITPPHRVKSISMATFTQEEIEFLKQNGNDNCSRTWLGLWDPKRAIKQEHRDFMIDKYERKRYYLEPASPLKSLPTNASSSLTSLSGGSSKNANESLVPLKTPTLTPPATLRLNRTNSGSCNGLNNVNSSSSSLPGAIGVVGAQFQQQFTPDDSGFFGSDPPKILPPTPQKNHMLQRKNGIKIKQPANGLPPTYGRNQKNGLLNSSTAGGLSSSSGDINANKFTPDADFVADFGSATIVNNVSNGGSHYGSTSSLKNGHNNSDNGVGLYAQHNGGSEKSSGRGMENFADFDHNPIFNSAENMKSYFSSNSIDSSTTTSVSSTASVQSLTGPDPFANFYSNTIGGNNNCGSNSTGSTAGTPTASSGSASTGPSVRGVGYTCISPEDNTHAKVHTNYGFGNTFTTGETCYATNECIINGGSGAGSGYANQNYTLPWGNSNGAQTDFNSTRYTGSTNQLNNNVSTESSQNDAVQWNFWQQFGNNCCWSADDRVQQQRFRNSGAQQMMSPQHHSAVNQMKCYSDQNRWSLPMPFGTNGSESKLSNGKSSSTSIHSTPSVDRYAALKDLDDQFREIKLEQQAEANNNTITSNGLGNTASINDSVTPTSSANPFKTANPFQSQQQHAQQQTMAWPISGINGTSPDARHQTASTNGTGFYATSPYQGGFAHGASSQLYNGNVVNGTAITGMSYLPSAGYHPNGNGYSGMSGVNGVMMGGQFNATSNGGGVSMLGNVPGVTNPVHHFTNFGNPFMAAGTTAGNSNNPFL; translated from the exons ATGGCCCTGGTGCGGAAGAAACTCGATGACAAAATACTGAAAACGTTGCGAGAGCTGGTAGGCGTTGGCGGTAACAAAGAATGCTTCGATTGTGGCCAGAAAGGGCCTACTTACATCAACATGACTATCGGTTCATTCGTCTGCACCAGCTGCTCCGGCATACT GAGGGGAATTACACCGCCACATCGCGTAAAATCGATTTCAATGGCTACGTTCACCCAGGAGGAAATcgaatttttgaagcagaacGGTAACGATAACTGCAGTCGAACTTGGCTGGGCCTTTGGGATCCGAAGCGTGCAATCAAGCAGGAGCATCGAGACTTTATGATAGACAAATACGAAAGGAAAAG ATATTACCTGGAGCCTGCTAGTCCACTGAAATCGCTTCCCACGAACGCATCCAGCTCTTTGACATCACTGTCGGGAGGCAGCAGTAAGAATGCCAATGAAAGTTTAGTTCCTCTCAAAACGCCAACGCTAACGCCTCCGGCAACACTACGATTGAATCGTACCAACTCCGGCTCgtgtaatggactgaacaacgTGAactcatcgtcgtcatcattGCCTGGTGCaattggtgttgttggtgctcAATTTCAGCAGCAATTTACGCCCGACGACTCCGGCTTTTTCGGTTCCGATCCGCCCAAAATTTTGCCACCAACACCGCAAAAGAACCACATGCTGCAGCGAAAGAATGGCATCAAGATCAAACAACCGGCCAATGGGTTGCCGCCGACGTATGGACGGAACCAGAAGAATGGTTTGCTCAACAGCAGCACAGCGGGTGGGCTGTCGAGCAGTAGTGGTGACATTAATGCCAATAAGTTTACACCAGATGCGGACTTTGTTGCTGACTTTGGTAGCGCAACTATTGTAAACAACGTCAGCAACGGGGGTAGTCACTATGGGAGTACTAGTAGTTTGAAGAATGGCCACAATAACAGCGATAATGGAGTGGGATTGTACGCACAACACAACGGTGGCAGCGAAAAGTCATCGGGCAGGGGGATGGAAAACTTTGCCGACTTTGACCACAATCCCATCTTTAATTCTGCAG aaaacatgAAGTCCTACTTCAGCAGCAATAGTATTGACAGCAGCACTACGACCAGTGTCAGTAGCACGGCCAGCGTGCAGAGCTTGACCGGTCCGGATCCGTTCGCGAACTTTTACTCAAATACTATTGGTGGTAATAATAATTGCGGTAGCAATTCCACGGGGTCTACTGCCGGCACACCGACCGCCTCGTCCGGTTCAGCATCCACTGGACCGTCCGTTCGCGGTGTTGGCTACACATGTATTTCACCAGAAGATAACACGCATGCAAAAGTCCACACGAACTATGGATTTGGTAACACTTTCACCACCGGTGAGACGTGTTATGCGACCAACGAGTGTATCATCAACGGTGGCTCCGGTGCTGGATCCGGTTACGCTAATCAAAATTACACCCTGCCTTGGGGAAATAGTAACGGTGCGCAAACCGATTTCAACTCAACGAGGTATACTGGAAGCACAAATCAATTGAATAACAATGTCAGCACCGAAAGTTCGCAGAATGATGCTGTGCAGTGGAATTTTTGGCAACAGTTTGGCAACAACTGTTGTTGGTCGGCGGATGATCGTGTTCAGCAGCAACGGTTCCGCAATAGTGGCGCTCAACAGATGATGAGCCCTCAGCATCATTCGGCAGTTAACCAAATGAAATGTTACTCAGATCAAAACCGGTGGA GTCTTCCAATGCCGTTTGGAACGAACGGTTCCGAGAGCAAATTGAGCAACGGCAAAAGCAGTAGCACGTCCATCCATTCGACCCCGTCCGTTGACCGATACGCTGCACTGAAGGATCTGGATGACCAGTTCCGGGAGATAAAATTAGAGCAGCAAGCAGAAGCAAATAACAACACAATAACGTCCAACGGACTAGGAAATACGGCCAGCATAAACGATTCTGTTACACCAA cttCCTCGGCAAACCCGTTCAAAACGGCTAATCCGTTCCAgtcgcaacaacaacatgcaCAGCAACAAACGATGGCTTGGCCAATCAGTGGCATTAACGGTACGTCACCGGATGCACGACATCAGACAGCATCAACGAATGGGACTGGTTTCTATGCTACGTCACCGTACCAAGGTGGGTTTGCACATGGTGCAAGCTCACAGCTATACAACGGTAATGTTGTTAATGGAACTGCGatcacaggaatgagttatcttCCTTCGGCGGGCTACCATCCAAATGGTAATGGATATTCCGGAATGTCGGGAGTTAATGGTGTTATGATGGGCGGACAGTTTAATGCGACATcgaacggtggtggtgtttcGATGTTGGGCAACGTTCCCGGTGTCACCAATCCGGTACATCATTTTACAAACTTCGGGAATCCGTTCATG GCTGCTGGTACTACAGCGGGAAACTCTAATAATCCTTTCTTATGA